In the Zingiber officinale cultivar Zhangliang chromosome 5A, Zo_v1.1, whole genome shotgun sequence genome, TTTCCCTCGGTGTATATGTACAGAATGACCACGCTCATGCCAGACACGACCTCGATGGGAATCAGCGATATCATCAGCTCCGCCTTGGTGACTGCTCCCGTCGTGTATGCCGCCAGAATCAGCACCAGATTGACGTACATGATCAGCGTCGGCCACCGAGGATGGCTCGCTTGTCGGCTCCGGAACAGAGGCTGCGCCAGCAGGAACAGTATCAGGAAGGAGGAGCAGGCGAGGGCCAGCGCGTTGAGCCACGCGAAGCCCACGTAGCAGCTCCGGAACTTGTCGCGGATGATCGGGTCCCCCGCGCGGTGCGGGACCGCCGCCACCGAGGATCCGCCGCCGGCCAGCTGCTGCGTGGCACTACTCAGATCGTCCTGCCAGAAACCGCCGGGGGGATTGGCGGCCGCTTGGTACGCCATTTGCAAGAACAAGGTCGCCAGGACCATGAGCAGCCCCCGCGCCTCCCTCGTGTACTGCTCGGTGATCGCCGAGGTCGACGATCGTGGCGGGTCTCGATCAGTGCCTTGCTCCACCTCATTGTCGGCCGCCGCCACTACGTTGATCTCGACTGCGTCGTCCTCAGTACAGTTC is a window encoding:
- the LOC121979888 gene encoding uncharacterized protein LOC121979888, whose protein sequence is MSTNSLEIVFRNGSSTKQAVPLIDSHEEIQSVAIVLGWTTVVVSKRGSSLEVLLDDQHPPRVASAPGDTNCTEDDAVEINVVAAADNEVEQGTDRDPPRSSTSAITEQYTREARGLLMVLATLFLQMAYQAAANPPGGFWQDDLSSATQQLAGGGSSVAAVPHRAGDPIIRDKFRSCYVGFAWLNALALACSSFLILFLLAQPLFRSRQASHPRWPTLIMYVNLVLILAAYTTGAVTKAELMISLIPIEVVSGMSVVILYIYTEGKIFSMKTLTRIRAAEYLMGWVKK